Below is a window of Brachyspira pilosicoli DNA.
TTAAAAAATTATGTAAAGTAATTTTTTTAAATATCGATAATTATTATATAAATTAAGGGATGGTATTTTATGTTTAACTTATATGAAGAACTTACAAAAATTGAAATAATTCTTAATAAAGAAATAGAAGTCTACAAAGTTATATTGGAAGATGAAGAGAGAAAAGTAAACTCTATCATAGATACAAGACTTCAAGATGTGCATATGTACTGCGATCATCAAAATGAAAAAATGAAAGAGGCTAATGAATTAAGAAAGTTAAGAGAAAATATTACAGACTTAATAATATTAAATAAATTCCCTCATCTTTCTCAAACAGCTACTTTGTCTGATATAATAAGAAAAATACCTCTAAATAAAACAGCTAAAATATCCTCACTTCGTTTGGAGCTTGTAACTTTAATGGCTAGATTAAAACATCTAAATAAATTAGCACCAAAATTATTTGATGAGGCATTAGACTTTTTTACAGATATGAAAGAAGTATTAAATGAAAGTAAAAAAGTTGGCTACAACAACAAAGGAAAAGAACATTTACTTAATAGAAAATTATCTGTATTAATAAACAAGCAGGTATAATAATAATAAATAAAATAATAGCTTCATATTAATAAAATAATATGAAGCTTTTTTATTTTAAATATATTTTAATTAAAAAATATTAGTTTTTAGAACATCTTTCATTTATTTCTTTAACTAAATTATCTATTTTTTCATCGTCCATTCCATGACCTCTGCAGCCTTCTTCAAGACTTTCCCAGCTTGCAACATGACAACCTACACAATGAAGGCCATAGCTCATCATAATCTCTACTGAATCTGGAAATATCTGTATAATTTCCCCTATACTCATATTTTTATTTATCATAATTTTTCCTCTCTTATAATTTTTTAGTCTCTATATAATATATATAATATGATTTTTTGTCAAAAAGTAAAATGATAATTATCTATTAAATACTATTGGATAATATTCATTATAATTTTTTATATATTTTCTTAAATAATTTAAATTAAACTCTCCTGTGTTTTTTAGAGTTTCTTTTTCAATATTAGCAAGCTTTTTTACCATAGAGCTATTTCCGAGTTTTTTATAAACACGCTTAAAAGTCATAATGAAAGATAAACTATTATGATATGTAATATCCTCATCAAAAATAGAAGCAGCCTTCTCTAAACTAAAACCATCTTTGCAAGTAAGTGCAAAATAAGCATACAATAATAATACATAGTCATGACAATTTTCGCTATAATTATCTACAGCTTCTTTTATTAGTTTTAATGCCAAAGCTTCATTTTTGTTTACGCCTATTCCATTATAATAGCAATGTGAAAGCGCCGCTTTAGAACAAGATGAATGATAATTATTCATTTTTGCTATCTCATTTGCTTTATAATATATTTCAAAAGCTTTGTTTTCATTCTTCTCTATTCCTCTTCCTAATTCATAAGCTCTACCTAAGATAATATGAGATGGTTCGAATGTGCGGTATAAATCAATTGAAGTATTAGCCATTCCTATTGCTAACTCAGGAGAAGGGGTTAGAATGTTTCCATAAAATAGCTCTTTTGAATATATATAATATGCAAAAAAGTCATTCATATTTATTGCCATCTCTAAATACTTAATGCCATCATAATAATATTTTTGAGGTATATTGTATATCATCACTTTTGCTATTTTTCTATATATGATTGCTTTGTTTAGTTCACTGCTGTTTAACGATATTTTTAAGTTTTCTATTATAGTTTCATAATCATGAGATTTGGTTTCTATTAGAGAGAATGCATATATATACCTTAAATGATACATATCTTCATCGTTATTAAAATGTTCTATGTTATTATTTAAATTATCCAATATTTCTTTTGCAGCTAATACTGCTTCTTTATAGTTTTTTAATTTATAAAAAGAAAATGTTTTATATATTAAAGCTCTGATATCTTTTGATTTGTTTAAATGCTTAATAACCTTTTTATAGTCTTCATCTGTTTTGGCATTATAATAAC
It encodes the following:
- a CDS encoding DUF1858 domain-containing protein, whose protein sequence is MINKNMSIGEIIQIFPDSVEIMMSYGLHCVGCHVASWESLEEGCRGHGMDDEKIDNLVKEINERCSKN
- the flgN gene encoding flagellar export chaperone FlgN, which codes for MFNLYEELTKIEIILNKEIEVYKVILEDEERKVNSIIDTRLQDVHMYCDHQNEKMKEANELRKLRENITDLIILNKFPHLSQTATLSDIIRKIPLNKTAKISSLRLELVTLMARLKHLNKLAPKLFDEALDFFTDMKEVLNESKKVGYNNKGKEHLLNRKLSVLINKQV